The following coding sequences lie in one Ostrea edulis chromosome 8, xbOstEdul1.1, whole genome shotgun sequence genomic window:
- the LOC125661734 gene encoding perlucin-like protein gives MNENIYTEIPTEDNTQVASIVTSDQIYSEITTSQDNVQIPLPVMNDHIYSDLKTEYNTNASKHTDTAAGKENIRRNYVIALIVVLIIIICVLSSILIVQNLEQENGETACEGGWYQFGDTCYQFSNSSVTFDDAVKMCIGVSSGAILLEIRSLEEEIWIRFMMKLQGLTTTWMGITDSLDEGTFVFVSSDKKIQNVYAHWDRGQPEGGKSENCGLLLLGYEAWHDFPCSFKYEYICAKARLCRN, from the exons ATACCAACAGAGGACAACACACAGGTGGCATCGATTGTAACGAGTGATCAAATCTACTCGGAG ATAACAACTTCCCAGGACAATGTACAGATACCATTGCCTGTAATGAACGATCATATATACTCAGAT CTTAAAACAGAATACAACACAAATGCTTCCAAGCATACCGATACAGCTGCAGGGAAAGAGAATATTAGGAGGAATTATGTCATAGCACTAATTGTTGTGCTTATCATCATAATCTGTGTACTGTCATCCATTCTCATTGTACAGAACCTGGAACAGGAAAATGGGgaaactg CTTGTGAAGGAGGATGGTACCAGTTTGGAGATACTTGTTATCAGTTCTCAAACAGTTCTGTAACATTCGATGACGCCGTG AAAATGTGTATCGGTGTTTCCAGTGGTGCAATCCTTCTTGAGATTCGGAGTCTTGAGGAAGAAATATGGATTAGATTTATGATGAAATTACAAG GCTTGACAACAACATGGATGGGTATAACAGATTCCCTCGATGAAGGCACATTTGTGTTCGTCTCTAGTGACAAAAAGATACAGAATGTATACGCCCACTGGGACAGGGGGCAACCAGAAGGTGGTAAGAGCGAGAACTGTGGACTGCTTCTGCTGGGTTACGAAGCATGGCACGACTTTCCTTGCAGttttaaatatgaatacatctgCGCGAAAGCAAGATTGTGCCGTAACTAA